Proteins encoded within one genomic window of [Enterobacter] lignolyticus SCF1:
- the pduC gene encoding propanediol dehydratase large subunit PduC, which translates to MRSKRFEALAKRPVNQDGFVKEWIEEGFIAMESPNDPKPSIKIVNGAVAELDGKAASAFDLIDHFIARYGINLARAEEVMAMDSVKLANMLCDPNVKRSDIVPLTTAMTPAKIVEVVSHMNVVEMMMAMQKMRARRTPSQQAHVTNVKDNPVQIAADAAEGAWRGFDEQETTVAVARYAPFNAIALLVGSQVGRPGVLTQCSLEEATELKLGMLGHTCYAETISVYGTEPVFTDGDDTPWSKGFLASSYASRGLKMRFTSGSGSEVQMGYAEGKSMLYLEARCIYITKAAGVQGLQNGSVSCVGVPSAVPSGIRAILAENLICSALDLECASSNDQTFTHSDMRRTARLLMQFLPGTDFISSGYSAVPNYDNMFAGSNEDAEDFDDYNVIQRDLKVDGGLRPVREEDVIAIRNKAARALQAVFAGMGLPPITDEEVEAATYAHGSKDMPERNIVEDIKFAQEIISKNRNGLEVVKALAQGGFTDVAQDMLNIQKAKLTGDYLHTSAIIVGSGQVLSAVNDVNDYAGPATGYRLQGERWEEIKNIPGALDPNELG; encoded by the coding sequence ATGAGATCGAAAAGATTTGAAGCACTGGCGAAGCGCCCTGTGAATCAGGACGGTTTCGTTAAAGAGTGGATCGAAGAAGGCTTCATCGCGATGGAAAGCCCCAACGATCCAAAACCCTCGATAAAAATCGTTAACGGCGCCGTCGCTGAACTCGATGGCAAAGCGGCCAGCGCCTTTGACTTGATAGACCACTTTATCGCCCGCTACGGCATTAACCTGGCGCGCGCTGAAGAGGTCATGGCGATGGATTCGGTGAAACTCGCCAATATGCTGTGCGACCCCAATGTGAAACGCAGCGATATCGTTCCGCTCACCACCGCGATGACGCCAGCAAAAATCGTCGAAGTGGTGTCGCACATGAACGTGGTCGAGATGATGATGGCAATGCAGAAAATGCGCGCCCGTCGGACCCCCTCTCAGCAGGCGCACGTCACCAACGTTAAAGACAACCCGGTACAGATCGCTGCCGACGCCGCCGAAGGCGCATGGCGCGGATTTGACGAACAGGAAACGACGGTGGCGGTGGCGCGCTACGCCCCGTTCAACGCTATCGCTCTGCTCGTCGGCTCTCAGGTTGGCCGCCCTGGCGTGTTAACCCAGTGTTCGCTGGAAGAGGCCACCGAACTGAAGCTCGGCATGCTGGGCCACACCTGCTACGCCGAAACCATTTCTGTTTATGGCACTGAGCCGGTCTTTACCGACGGTGACGATACGCCGTGGTCGAAAGGTTTTCTGGCCTCTTCCTATGCCTCCCGCGGGCTGAAAATGCGCTTCACCTCCGGTTCCGGCTCCGAAGTGCAGATGGGCTATGCCGAAGGCAAATCCATGCTCTATCTGGAGGCCCGCTGCATCTACATCACCAAAGCCGCTGGCGTTCAGGGGCTACAGAACGGCTCCGTTAGCTGCGTGGGCGTGCCGTCAGCGGTACCGTCAGGCATTCGCGCTATTCTGGCGGAAAACCTGATCTGCTCGGCATTGGATCTCGAATGCGCCTCCAGTAACGATCAGACCTTTACCCACTCCGATATGCGTCGTACCGCGCGCCTGCTGATGCAGTTCCTGCCGGGTACCGACTTTATCTCCTCCGGTTATTCCGCCGTACCGAACTACGACAACATGTTTGCCGGTTCGAACGAAGATGCTGAGGATTTCGACGACTACAACGTTATCCAGCGTGACCTGAAGGTTGACGGCGGTCTGCGCCCGGTGCGTGAAGAAGACGTTATCGCCATTCGTAACAAAGCCGCCCGCGCGCTGCAGGCCGTCTTTGCCGGGATGGGGCTGCCGCCTATTACCGACGAAGAGGTCGAGGCCGCGACCTACGCGCACGGCTCAAAGGATATGCCGGAACGTAACATCGTTGAAGACATCAAGTTTGCGCAGGAGATCATCAGCAAAAACCGCAACGGTCTGGAAGTGGTGAAAGCGCTGGCCCAGGGCGGGTTTACCGATGTCGCCCAGGACATGCTCAATATCCAGAAAGCCAAGCTGACCGGGGACTATCTGCATACCTCCGCCATTATCGTCGGCAGTGGACAGGTGCTCTCGGCGGTCAATGACGTCAACGATTATGCCGGTCCTGCAACGGGTTATCGCCTGCAGGGCGAACGCTGGGAAGAAATTAAAAACATCCCTGGCGCACTTGATCCCAACGAGCTTGGCTAA
- the pduB gene encoding propanediol utilization microcompartment protein PduB, translating to MSSNELVEQIMAQVIARVATPEQRVIPDTPHPKRDTAMAEKSCSLTEFVGTAIGDTVGLVIANVDSALLEAMKLEKRYRSIGILGARTGAGPHIMAADEAVKATNTEVVSIELPRDTKGGAGHGSLIILGGNDVSDVKRGIEVALKELDRTFGDVYANEAGHIELQYTARASYALEKAFGAPVGRACGVIVGAPASVGVLMADTALKSANVDVVAYSSPARGTSFSNEAILIISGDSGAVRQAVISAREIGKTVLSTLGSAPKNDRPSYI from the coding sequence ATGAGCAGCAATGAACTGGTGGAACAGATCATGGCGCAGGTGATTGCCCGTGTGGCGACGCCGGAGCAAAGGGTCATCCCTGATACCCCTCATCCAAAACGAGACACGGCTATGGCAGAAAAGAGCTGCAGTTTAACGGAATTTGTTGGCACCGCCATTGGCGACACCGTCGGTCTGGTGATCGCGAATGTGGACAGTGCCTTACTGGAAGCGATGAAGCTTGAAAAGCGCTACCGCTCCATTGGCATCCTGGGCGCGCGCACCGGCGCAGGTCCGCACATCATGGCCGCCGACGAGGCGGTAAAAGCGACCAACACCGAAGTGGTCAGCATTGAGCTGCCTCGCGATACCAAAGGCGGCGCCGGTCACGGTTCGCTGATCATTTTAGGCGGCAACGATGTCTCTGACGTGAAACGCGGGATTGAAGTGGCGCTCAAAGAGCTCGACCGCACCTTCGGCGACGTGTACGCCAACGAAGCCGGACACATCGAACTGCAGTACACCGCTCGTGCCAGCTATGCGCTGGAAAAAGCGTTTGGCGCACCGGTTGGCCGCGCCTGCGGCGTGATTGTCGGCGCTCCGGCCTCTGTTGGCGTGCTGATGGCGGATACCGCCCTGAAATCCGCCAACGTCGACGTTGTGGCTTACAGCTCTCCAGCCCGCGGCACCAGCTTCAGTAACGAAGCCATTCTGATTATCTCCGGCGACTCCGGCGCGGTGCGACAGGCGGTTATCTCCGCACGAGAAATCGGCAAAACCGTTCTTTCAACGCTCGGTTCGGCGCCGAAAAACGATCGCCCGTCCTATATCTGA
- the pduA gene encoding propanediol utilization microcompartment protein PduA — translation MQQEALGMVETKGLTAAIEAADAMVKSANVMLVGYEKIGSGLVTVIVRGDVGAVKAATDAGAAAARNVGEVKAVHVIPRPHTDVEKILPKGINP, via the coding sequence ATGCAACAAGAAGCGTTAGGAATGGTAGAAACCAAAGGCTTAACTGCAGCCATAGAGGCCGCAGACGCAATGGTGAAGTCGGCCAATGTGATGCTGGTCGGCTACGAAAAAATTGGCTCAGGGCTGGTGACCGTCATCGTTCGCGGTGACGTTGGCGCGGTAAAAGCGGCAACAGACGCCGGTGCCGCAGCCGCACGTAACGTGGGAGAAGTGAAAGCCGTACACGTCATTCCACGCCCTCATACCGACGTAGAAAAAATCTTACCGAAGGGAATTAACCCATGA
- the pduF gene encoding propanediol diffusion facilitator PduF codes for MNDSLKAQCIAEFLGTGLFLFFGIGCLSALKVAGASLGLWEICIIWGLGISLAVYLTAGISGAHLNPAITVALWLFACFPGRKVLPYTLAQVAGAFGGALLAYLLYGSLFTEFETTHNMVRGSVESLQLASIFSTYPAAALSVWQAALVEVVITSILMGLIMALTDDGNGVPKGALAPLLIGILVAVIGASTGPLTGFAMNPARDFGPKLFAWIAGWGNIAMTGGREIPYFIVPIVAPVIGACAGAAIYRVLIGANLPCNTCKVE; via the coding sequence ATGAATGATTCACTAAAAGCGCAATGCATTGCCGAGTTTTTGGGCACCGGGCTGTTTCTGTTTTTTGGTATCGGCTGTCTGAGCGCACTCAAGGTTGCAGGGGCGAGTCTGGGGTTATGGGAGATATGCATTATCTGGGGGCTGGGGATTTCACTGGCGGTCTATCTGACCGCGGGCATATCAGGCGCACACCTGAACCCGGCAATCACCGTCGCGTTATGGCTGTTTGCCTGTTTTCCGGGACGTAAAGTCTTACCGTACACGCTTGCCCAGGTGGCCGGGGCGTTCGGCGGCGCGCTGCTGGCGTATCTGCTGTACGGAAGTTTATTCACCGAGTTTGAAACGACGCACAATATGGTGCGCGGAAGCGTGGAAAGCCTGCAGTTGGCCAGCATTTTCAGCACCTATCCGGCCGCAGCGCTCAGCGTATGGCAGGCGGCGCTGGTTGAAGTGGTGATCACGTCCATTCTGATGGGGCTGATTATGGCGCTGACGGATGACGGCAACGGCGTGCCCAAAGGCGCGCTGGCGCCTTTGCTGATAGGGATCCTGGTCGCGGTAATTGGCGCATCAACCGGACCGCTTACCGGGTTTGCCATGAACCCGGCGCGTGATTTTGGGCCGAAGTTGTTCGCATGGATAGCGGGGTGGGGCAATATCGCCATGACCGGCGGGCGCGAGATCCCCTATTTTATCGTGCCGATCGTGGCTCCGGTGATTGGCGCTTGCGCGGGGGCCGCTATTTACCGTGTCCTCATTGGCGCGAATTTGCCCTGTAATACCTGTAAAGTTGAATAA
- the pocR gene encoding transcriptional regulator PocR produces the protein MISASTLNSELINKIAQDFAQATSLAVVVVNIHGDEISELFNFTPFCQLMRQHPQHSIRCRMSDRCGGLEASKSDQPCIYRCHAGLTDFSIPLVISGHLVGFVLCGQVRLRNDSDVSLVDILNVDDRWQADPELLNEFRNVPEMDYSRVMASADLLKLIVENCLKKQLNFVVIKDTPQQAEPARQNRGPNPHDGKMKKALRYIDAHLSDELRLEDVASHVYLSPYYFSKLFKKYQGIGFNAWVNQQRMASARELLCHSDWSIASIARNLGFSQTSYFCKVFRQTYQVTPQAYRQQATDNLPAGSA, from the coding sequence ATGATTTCTGCGAGTACACTGAACTCAGAACTCATCAATAAAATCGCACAGGATTTTGCGCAAGCCACCAGTCTGGCGGTTGTGGTTGTCAATATTCACGGTGATGAAATTTCTGAACTCTTTAATTTCACGCCTTTCTGTCAGCTGATGCGGCAGCATCCTCAGCACAGTATCCGTTGCCGTATGAGCGATCGCTGCGGGGGGCTGGAGGCATCAAAATCAGACCAGCCCTGTATTTATCGCTGCCATGCCGGGTTAACCGACTTCTCTATTCCCCTCGTTATCTCTGGCCATCTGGTGGGGTTTGTGCTCTGCGGGCAGGTGCGTTTGCGTAACGACAGCGATGTCAGTCTGGTCGATATTCTGAACGTTGACGATCGCTGGCAGGCGGATCCCGAGCTGCTCAATGAGTTTCGCAATGTTCCGGAGATGGACTACTCGCGGGTGATGGCATCTGCCGATCTGCTAAAGCTGATTGTCGAAAACTGTCTGAAAAAACAGCTTAATTTTGTTGTCATCAAAGATACGCCGCAGCAGGCAGAGCCCGCGCGTCAGAACCGCGGACCCAACCCGCATGACGGCAAAATGAAAAAGGCATTGCGCTATATCGACGCGCATTTATCGGACGAACTGCGTCTGGAGGACGTGGCGTCGCACGTTTATCTTAGCCCGTACTATTTCAGCAAACTGTTCAAAAAATATCAGGGGATCGGTTTCAACGCCTGGGTTAACCAGCAGCGCATGGCCAGCGCCAGAGAATTGCTTTGCCACAGCGACTGGAGCATTGCCAGCATTGCGCGAAATTTAGGCTTTTCGCAAACCAGCTATTTTTGCAAAGTGTTTCGCCAAACCTACCAGGTCACGCCTCAGGCTTATCGTCAGCAGGCAACTGATAATTTACCTGCCGGTTCGGCCTGA
- a CDS encoding cobyrinate a,c-diamide synthase, whose translation MAAKQYAFVLAGTGSGCGKTTVTLGLLSALKQRGLRVQPCKVGPDYLDTGWHTKVSGTASRNLDSFMLPEPVLNALFCEHMQRADVAVIEGVMGLYDGYGTDPNYCSTAAMAKQLGCPVILLVDGKAVSTSIAATVMGFQHFDPALNIAGVIVNRVNSESHFQLLKTAVEHYCSVPVLGYVPRVDGVSLPERHLGLVTARESVADKRPWLEFAATLERTLDIDQLLALSLLPALVQGAWPERPGEEAGRGLTLALADDDAFNFYYPDNITLLERTGVEIIRFSPLRDSRLPDCQMVWLGGGYPELHAAMLAENTSMLASLREAHRRGAAIYAECGGLMYLGSTLEDANGVTHRMANIIPGHSKMGKRLTRFGYCEAQAQQPTLLADTGELLRGHEFHYSDFSPETPAVLACRKVRDGLTLQAWSGGWQVGNAFASYLHVHFAQRPQMLNRWLAAAREAL comes from the coding sequence ATGGCGGCAAAGCAGTACGCGTTTGTTCTGGCAGGCACCGGTAGCGGCTGTGGTAAAACCACGGTGACTCTGGGCCTGCTGAGTGCGTTAAAACAGCGTGGGCTACGCGTCCAGCCGTGCAAAGTGGGTCCTGATTATCTCGATACCGGCTGGCATACGAAAGTCAGCGGCACCGCTTCCCGCAACCTCGACAGCTTCATGCTTCCCGAACCGGTACTCAATGCGCTGTTTTGCGAGCACATGCAGCGGGCGGATGTTGCGGTCATTGAGGGCGTAATGGGGCTGTACGACGGTTACGGCACCGACCCGAATTACTGCAGTACCGCTGCGATGGCGAAGCAGCTTGGCTGTCCGGTGATCCTGCTGGTGGACGGAAAAGCGGTTTCCACCTCCATTGCCGCCACGGTAATGGGCTTCCAGCACTTTGATCCCGCCCTGAATATTGCGGGCGTGATTGTCAATCGCGTCAACAGCGAATCCCATTTTCAGCTGCTCAAAACCGCTGTCGAGCATTACTGTTCTGTCCCCGTTCTCGGCTATGTTCCGCGCGTGGATGGCGTCTCCTTGCCCGAACGCCATCTGGGGCTGGTGACGGCCCGCGAATCGGTCGCCGATAAGCGACCCTGGCTGGAGTTTGCCGCAACCCTCGAACGCACGCTGGATATTGATCAGCTGCTGGCGTTGAGCCTGCTGCCGGCCCTTGTGCAGGGAGCGTGGCCGGAACGGCCGGGTGAAGAGGCGGGCAGAGGCCTGACGCTGGCGTTAGCCGACGACGACGCCTTCAACTTCTATTACCCGGATAACATTACGCTGCTCGAACGCACCGGCGTCGAGATTATCCGCTTTAGCCCGCTGCGCGATAGCCGTTTACCTGATTGTCAGATGGTCTGGCTGGGCGGCGGTTATCCGGAACTGCATGCGGCGATGCTGGCTGAAAATACCTCCATGCTGGCAAGCCTGCGCGAGGCGCATCGGCGCGGCGCGGCGATCTACGCCGAGTGCGGCGGGCTGATGTATCTCGGCAGCACGCTTGAGGATGCCAATGGCGTCACCCATCGGATGGCCAATATCATTCCCGGCCACAGCAAAATGGGTAAACGGCTGACCCGTTTTGGCTACTGCGAGGCGCAGGCGCAGCAGCCAACGCTGTTAGCGGATACCGGCGAGCTGCTGCGTGGACATGAGTTCCACTACTCCGATTTTTCCCCTGAAACCCCCGCGGTGCTGGCCTGCCGTAAAGTACGCGATGGGCTGACGCTGCAGGCGTGGTCCGGCGGCTGGCAGGTGGGCAACGCCTTCGCCAGCTATCTGCACGTCCATTTTGCCCAGCGGCCGCAGATGCTTAACCGCTGGCTGGCGGCGGCAAGGGAGGCGCTATGA
- the cbiB gene encoding adenosylcobinamide-phosphate synthase CbiB, giving the protein MTLLAWCVAWLLDVIIGDPQRWPHPVRWIGNLINALQRVIRRYCHSDSALRIGGGAMWLVVVGMTWAVAWGVLALARTIHPWLGWAVEVWMIFTVLAGRCLARAAQDVERPLRAGALAESREKLSWIVGRDTSQLQPEQINRAVVETVAENTVDGIIAPLFFLLLGGAPLAMAYKAVNTLDSMVGYKHEKYRAIGMVSARLDDVANYIPARLSWLLLSVAAFLCRNDGSRALRTGWRDRYNHSSPNCAWAEATVAGALGIRLGGPNDYFGQRVEKPWIGDALRPIAVDDISRTIRLMWVASTLALALFIVARWLAVGAA; this is encoded by the coding sequence ATGACGCTGCTGGCATGGTGCGTCGCCTGGCTGCTCGACGTCATTATCGGCGATCCGCAACGCTGGCCCCACCCGGTGCGCTGGATTGGCAATCTTATCAATGCGCTACAGCGGGTGATTCGTCGCTACTGCCATAGCGACAGCGCGCTACGCATCGGCGGCGGCGCGATGTGGCTGGTGGTGGTGGGGATGACCTGGGCCGTGGCCTGGGGCGTGCTGGCGCTGGCGCGAACGATTCATCCGTGGCTGGGCTGGGCGGTTGAGGTATGGATGATTTTTACCGTGCTGGCCGGACGCTGCCTGGCGCGAGCGGCGCAGGACGTTGAGCGGCCGCTGCGCGCTGGCGCCCTTGCCGAGAGCCGCGAAAAGCTCTCCTGGATCGTGGGGCGCGATACCTCGCAGCTTCAGCCGGAACAGATCAATCGGGCGGTGGTGGAAACCGTGGCGGAGAACACCGTAGATGGCATCATCGCGCCGCTGTTTTTCCTCCTGCTGGGCGGCGCGCCGCTGGCGATGGCCTACAAAGCGGTCAATACCCTCGACTCCATGGTGGGCTACAAACATGAAAAATACCGGGCGATCGGTATGGTCAGCGCCCGGCTGGACGATGTGGCGAACTATATTCCCGCGCGCCTGAGCTGGCTTTTGCTGAGCGTTGCGGCGTTTCTGTGCCGTAACGACGGTTCCCGCGCGCTGCGCACAGGTTGGCGCGATCGCTACAACCACAGCAGCCCCAACTGCGCGTGGGCGGAGGCGACGGTTGCCGGCGCGCTGGGCATCCGGCTCGGCGGCCCCAACGACTATTTTGGCCAGCGCGTGGAAAAGCCGTGGATCGGCGACGCGCTGCGCCCGATTGCCGTAGACGACATTTCCCGAACGATTCGACTGATGTGGGTCGCTTCCACCCTGGCGCTGGCGCTGTTTATCGTCGCGCGCTGGCTGGCGGTTGGCGCGGCCTGA
- a CDS encoding cobalt-precorrin-8 methylmutase: protein MQYIQQPQAIEAKSFDIIGEIVRETRPEYRFASPLHEAIVKRVIHTTADFDWLDILWFSDDALERLCAALSRPSVIYTDTTMALSGINKTLLAKFGGECRCYISDPRVVAEAKAQGITRSMAAVDIAVTEESEKVFVFGNAPTALFRLLEHEVAVSGVVGVPVGFVGAAESKEALTHSHLPAIAALGRKGGSNVAAAIVNAMLYHLQGAR from the coding sequence ATGCAATACATCCAGCAGCCCCAGGCGATTGAAGCCAAAAGTTTTGACATCATCGGCGAGATAGTCCGCGAAACGCGGCCGGAGTACCGGTTCGCCAGCCCGCTGCACGAAGCGATCGTCAAACGGGTGATCCACACCACCGCGGATTTCGACTGGCTGGATATTCTCTGGTTTTCCGACGACGCGCTGGAGCGGCTCTGTGCGGCGCTGAGTCGGCCGTCCGTTATCTACACCGATACCACGATGGCGCTTTCCGGGATCAACAAAACGCTGCTGGCCAAATTTGGCGGCGAGTGTCGCTGCTACATCAGCGACCCGCGGGTGGTGGCGGAGGCAAAAGCGCAGGGGATCACCCGCTCGATGGCGGCGGTGGATATTGCGGTAACGGAAGAGAGCGAGAAGGTGTTTGTTTTCGGCAATGCGCCGACGGCGCTGTTCCGCCTGCTCGAACATGAGGTTGCGGTTAGCGGCGTGGTGGGCGTGCCGGTCGGGTTTGTCGGGGCGGCGGAATCGAAAGAGGCGCTGACGCACAGCCATCTTCCCGCCATTGCGGCGCTCGGGCGCAAGGGCGGCAGCAACGTGGCGGCGGCGATTGTTAACGCCATGCTTTACCACCTGCAGGGGGCACGATGA
- the cbiD gene encoding cobalt-precorrin-5B (C(1))-methyltransferase CbiD encodes MSDRTFDAPVWHNGKALRKGYTTGSCATAAAKVAALMVLRQHLIHQVSIVTPSGVTLCLNVESPHIEGQQAIAAIRKDGGDDVDATHGMLIFARVTLNDSGEIALRGGEGVGTVTRKGIGLPVGSAAINRTPRHTIESAVREAIGPARGADIEIFAPEGEARAQKTYNSRLGILGGISIIGTTGIVTPMSEESWKRSLSLELEIKRAAGLERVVLVPGNHGERFVREQMGLDADVVVTMSNFVGYMIEEAVRMGFRQIVLVGHPGKLIKIAAGIFHTHSHIADARMETLVAHLALLGAPLELLTLVSDCDTTEAAMEHIDAYGFQHLYSHLAVRICQRVMQMLRFTNNPPTCDAIMFSFDNQVLGSNRPVEAIALEMQC; translated from the coding sequence ATGAGCGATCGAACCTTCGATGCCCCGGTATGGCATAACGGCAAGGCATTGCGTAAAGGCTACACCACCGGCTCCTGCGCCACCGCGGCGGCAAAGGTCGCCGCGCTGATGGTGCTGCGCCAGCATCTGATTCACCAGGTATCGATAGTGACGCCCTCCGGCGTCACGCTGTGCCTGAACGTGGAGTCGCCGCACATCGAAGGGCAGCAGGCGATTGCCGCCATCCGCAAAGACGGCGGGGATGATGTCGACGCCACGCACGGAATGCTGATTTTCGCGCGCGTGACGCTGAACGACAGCGGCGAGATAGCGCTGCGGGGCGGCGAAGGCGTGGGCACCGTGACGCGCAAAGGGATCGGTCTGCCCGTCGGCAGCGCGGCGATCAACCGCACCCCGCGCCACACCATTGAATCCGCCGTCCGTGAGGCGATTGGTCCGGCGCGCGGGGCCGACATTGAAATCTTTGCGCCTGAAGGCGAAGCGCGGGCGCAGAAAACCTATAACTCACGCCTCGGCATTCTGGGCGGTATCTCGATTATCGGCACGACCGGCATCGTGACGCCGATGTCGGAGGAGAGCTGGAAACGCTCGTTATCCCTGGAGCTGGAAATAAAACGCGCCGCCGGGCTGGAGCGGGTGGTGCTGGTGCCTGGCAATCACGGCGAGCGGTTTGTCCGCGAGCAGATGGGTCTCGACGCTGACGTGGTGGTCACCATGAGCAACTTTGTCGGCTACATGATTGAAGAAGCGGTACGCATGGGATTTCGCCAGATTGTGCTGGTCGGCCACCCCGGCAAGCTTATCAAAATTGCCGCCGGGATCTTCCACACCCACAGCCATATTGCCGACGCGCGCATGGAAACCCTGGTGGCGCACCTGGCGCTGCTCGGCGCGCCGCTGGAGCTGCTGACGCTGGTCAGCGATTGCGATACCACCGAAGCGGCGATGGAGCATATCGATGCGTACGGTTTTCAGCATCTCTACAGCCATCTTGCCGTACGAATCTGCCAGCGCGTCATGCAGATGCTGCGCTTTACCAACAATCCGCCGACCTGCGACGCCATTATGTTCTCCTTTGATAACCAGGTGCTGGGCAGTAACCGCCCGGTCGAGGCGATCGCCCTGGAGATGCAATGTTAA
- a CDS encoding cobalt-precorrin-7 (C(5))-methyltransferase, translating into MLTVVGMGPSGLHLMTPAARDAVDRAEALVGGKRHLQQFPTFRGETFALGANVSALLDWIASRQDKHVVILASGDPLFYGIGTRMVAHFGIARVRIIPGISAVQYLCAQAGIDMNEMWLTSSHGRSVNFDELVRHNKVAMVTDGLCGPKDIAAQLVARGKGQRWMVIGENLAMENERIHWLPVSEVSADYEMNAVVILDER; encoded by the coding sequence ATGTTAACAGTAGTGGGAATGGGGCCCTCGGGGCTGCATCTGATGACGCCCGCCGCACGCGACGCCGTTGATCGCGCGGAGGCGCTGGTGGGGGGAAAACGCCATTTACAGCAGTTCCCGACGTTTCGCGGCGAGACGTTTGCCCTTGGTGCTAACGTTTCGGCGCTGCTGGACTGGATTGCGTCCCGGCAGGACAAGCATGTGGTGATCCTGGCCTCCGGCGATCCGCTGTTTTACGGCATCGGTACGCGGATGGTGGCGCATTTTGGCATTGCGCGCGTGCGCATTATTCCGGGCATCAGCGCGGTGCAGTACCTGTGCGCGCAGGCGGGCATCGATATGAATGAGATGTGGCTCACCAGCAGCCACGGCCGCAGCGTCAATTTTGATGAGCTGGTCCGCCATAACAAAGTGGCGATGGTCACCGACGGCCTGTGTGGACCGAAAGACATCGCCGCGCAGCTGGTGGCGCGCGGGAAAGGCCAGCGCTGGATGGTGATTGGCGAAAACCTGGCGATGGAAAACGAACGGATCCACTGGCTGCCCGTCAGTGAGGTCAGTGCCGATTATGAGATGAACGCAGTGGTGATCCTTGATGAAAGATGA
- a CDS encoding decarboxylating cobalt-precorrin-6B (C(15))-methyltransferase, whose translation MKDELFLRGETVPMTKEAVRALALAKLELHRASHLIDVGAGTGSVSIEAALQFPSLHVTAIERNPSALRLLDENRQHFACSNIDILPGVAPIAVAEKADAVFMGGSGGHLTPLIDWSMRQLHPGGRLVMTFILMENLNSALAHLQQTGAQNVDCLQMQVSTLATLGSGHYFKPNNPVFVIACQKEEHHV comes from the coding sequence ATGAAAGATGAGCTTTTCCTGCGCGGTGAGACAGTGCCGATGACCAAAGAGGCGGTACGCGCGCTGGCCCTCGCGAAACTGGAGCTGCATCGCGCCAGCCACCTGATTGACGTCGGGGCCGGGACCGGGAGCGTGTCGATTGAAGCCGCGCTGCAGTTTCCTTCTCTGCACGTGACGGCCATCGAGCGCAACCCGTCGGCCCTGCGGCTGCTTGATGAAAACCGTCAGCATTTTGCCTGTAGCAATATCGATATTCTGCCCGGCGTGGCGCCGATAGCGGTAGCCGAAAAAGCCGATGCGGTGTTTATGGGCGGCAGCGGCGGCCATCTGACGCCGCTTATCGACTGGTCCATGCGTCAGCTTCATCCCGGCGGTCGTCTGGTGATGACCTTTATCCTGATGGAAAACCTCAATAGCGCGCTGGCTCACCTCCAGCAGACCGGCGCGCAGAATGTGGATTGTCTGCAAATGCAGGTATCAACGCTCGCTACGCTTGGCAGCGGCCACTATTTCAAACCGAATAATCCCGTTTTTGTTATCGCCTGTCAGAAGGAAGAACACCATGTCTGA